The Bacteriovorax sp. BAL6_X genome window below encodes:
- the flgG gene encoding flagellar basal-body rod protein FlgG has protein sequence MKNIILFITFLLMARYSFGMMKALNIAATGMATQEMHVNTISNNVANLNTIGYKKQRAESEDLMYETITEAGSRSDANSNYTVGVQVGSGSKISGVRKVFSAGAPKVTNNPFDLMINGDGFFGIIKPNGQIVYTRDGAFNVNAQGQLVSKQGYQVFPGITFPPGVATVSIGNDGTVEAYFNGQVEPQVVGQIPVFTFVNNPGLHNDGGNFYRQTTASGQPIQGIAGTNNTGSMQQGALEMANVSLMNEMTDLIKAQRAYEMNSKVMGVADQMLQTVNNITR, from the coding sequence ATGAAAAATATTATTCTATTTATTACATTCCTACTTATGGCCCGCTACTCTTTTGGGATGATGAAGGCCCTAAATATTGCTGCGACTGGTATGGCGACACAAGAGATGCACGTTAACACAATCTCAAATAATGTCGCTAACTTAAATACAATTGGTTATAAAAAGCAAAGAGCTGAATCAGAAGATCTGATGTATGAAACAATCACAGAAGCGGGCTCTCGCTCTGATGCAAACTCAAATTACACTGTTGGTGTACAAGTTGGTTCAGGTTCTAAAATTAGTGGTGTAAGAAAAGTTTTTTCTGCAGGTGCCCCAAAAGTTACCAATAACCCATTTGATCTTATGATCAATGGTGATGGATTCTTTGGAATCATTAAACCAAATGGACAAATTGTATATACAAGAGATGGTGCATTCAATGTAAATGCTCAAGGCCAGCTTGTTTCAAAACAAGGCTATCAAGTATTTCCAGGAATTACATTTCCACCAGGAGTTGCAACAGTAAGCATTGGTAATGATGGAACGGTTGAAGCCTACTTTAATGGGCAAGTAGAGCCACAAGTTGTTGGCCAAATACCGGTATTCACATTCGTAAATAATCCTGGTCTTCATAACGACGGAGGGAATTTTTACCGTCAAACAACAGCAAGTGGTCAACCAATTCAGGGTATTGCAGGAACAAATAATACAGGTTCAATGCAACAAGGTGCTCTTGAAATGGCCAACGTAAGTCTTATGAATGAGATGACGGATCTTATTAAGGCACAAAGAGCCTATGAAATGAATTCAAAAGTAATGGGTGTAGCTGACCAAATGCTACAAACAGTTAACAATATTACAAGATAA
- the flgF gene encoding flagellar basal-body rod protein FlgF, with protein MKELWVPLSGAIAQQQKVDTIANNVANANTPGFKKDQLAFKEYLTALDKGVEDIDLPNKEWAPEDFYRSYGAEHAMVKVDGSFTNFTQGTLSPTSNPLDIGLRGNGFLAVETPKGIRYTRRGTLSLRQDGVITTQQGYPVLNRENNQPISVPPGTRNITFALDGAVYANNNQVGALNITEFNDMHALRKEGNSLYINNNEGNLKEQINTSVHQGFIEQSNVNAVSEMSELIKAHRHFESIQKAIKTYDQISSKSVNEMIKF; from the coding sequence ATGAAAGAATTATGGGTACCGCTATCCGGTGCAATCGCACAACAACAGAAAGTTGATACAATTGCCAATAATGTTGCAAATGCCAACACACCTGGATTTAAAAAAGATCAACTCGCATTTAAAGAGTATTTAACAGCACTAGATAAGGGTGTTGAAGATATTGACTTACCTAATAAAGAATGGGCACCAGAGGACTTCTATCGTAGCTATGGAGCTGAACACGCGATGGTAAAGGTAGATGGATCCTTCACAAACTTTACTCAAGGAACACTTTCTCCAACAAGTAACCCACTTGATATTGGTCTTCGTGGCAATGGCTTCTTGGCAGTAGAAACTCCAAAAGGGATACGCTATACGAGGCGCGGAACACTTTCACTACGCCAAGATGGTGTGATTACAACTCAACAAGGGTATCCAGTTCTTAATAGAGAAAATAACCAACCTATTTCAGTCCCACCTGGTACGAGAAATATTACCTTCGCTCTTGATGGCGCAGTCTATGCAAATAATAACCAAGTTGGTGCACTAAATATTACAGAGTTTAATGATATGCATGCCTTAAGAAAAGAAGGTAACTCCCTTTATATAAATAATAATGAAGGTAACCTTAAAGAACAGATAAATACTTCTGTTCACCAAGGGTTCATTGAGCAATCAAATGTTAATGCTGTTTCTGAAATGTCAGAGTTAATCAAAGCACACCGTCATTTTGAATCAATACAAAAAGCAATTAAAACTTATGATCAAATTAGCTCTAAGTCAGTTAATGAAATGATCAAATTTTGA
- the xseB gene encoding exodeoxyribonuclease VII small subunit, which translates to MTKKIDIEQNLKRLEELVHGLESGELTLDDSLKNFEEGVKLYTDSKGYLEKVEKKVLELTDKLEEKEIE; encoded by the coding sequence ATGACCAAGAAAATAGATATTGAACAAAACTTAAAAAGATTAGAAGAATTAGTTCATGGACTCGAGTCAGGTGAGCTTACTCTTGATGATAGTTTAAAAAACTTTGAGGAAGGGGTTAAGTTATATACTGATAGTAAGGGCTACCTTGAAAAAGTAGAAAAAAAAGTTTTAGAACTTACAGATAAACTAGAAGAAAAAGAAATTGAATAA